The Arachis ipaensis cultivar K30076 chromosome B03, Araip1.1, whole genome shotgun sequence region tatgtaaaattgataattaaaaatcattaaacgataatttaattaaatttattaaattatcttataatttttaaatattaactttatataaaaataattacacGTGAATTTTATGTCAGAATTAATTTTTACACTCTTATATGTATATGCATACAGGTGCTGTGGTAGGAGTGTGTTATGGAAGAAATGGGGACAACTTACCATCTCAGCAACAAGTGATAGACTTATACAAATCAAATGGAATCACAAGAATGCGCATATATGATCCAGACCAAGCAACACTCCAAGCCCTCAAAGGTTCAAACATAGAACTCATACTCGATGTTCCAAAAGACAAACTCCAATCCCTTACCGACGCCACAACCGCCGCTAATTGGGTCAACACCAATATCAAAGCCTATTCGCCAGATGTCAAATTTAAGTACATTGCCGTTGGTAACGAAGTGGAACCCAACGATGGTTATTCCAATTATGTTTTACAAGCAATGCAGAATATTCAAAACGCAATTAATTCGGCTAATTTACAAATTAAAGTCTCAACGGCAATTAAAACAGATTTAGTAGCTAGTCCTGCTTATCCACCAGATAGCGGCGTTTTCAGTGACGCCGCGATTAATTACATAAGGCCTATTATAAAGTTCCTAGTGAGTAACGGATCACCACTTCTTGCAAATGTGTACCCTTATTTTGCCTATAAAGATAACCCAAGTATTGGCTTAGACTATTCTTTGTTTACTAAACAAGACAAGAATGATGCTGGGTACACTAATTTGTTTGATGCCATATTGGATGCTCTTTATGCCGCTCTTGAGAAAGAAGGCGCCAACAATGTTAATGTTGTTGTGTCGGAAAGTGGCTGGCCTTCTGCCGGAGGGAACGTTGGAGCAACGGTTGAGAATGCTGGAACTTATTATAAAAATTTGATTAGTCATGTTAAGGGTGGCACTGTTAAGAGGCCCAATGGGCCCATTGAGACTTATCTGTTTGCTATGTTTGATGAAGATTTGAAGACGGGTGATGAAAGTGAGAAACATTTTGGTGTGTTTAATCCAGATCGGTCACCTAAGTACCAACTCAGTTTCAATTGAAAATGTGTTCTCTATTGTAATATGGTCATTAGCGATTAGTGATATTATTATTGTTT contains the following coding sequences:
- the LOC107629569 gene encoding glucan endo-1,3-beta-glucosidase-like — its product is MIAILLLLGILSFTQVELTGAVVGVCYGRNGDNLPSQQQVIDLYKSNGITRMRIYDPDQATLQALKGSNIELILDVPKDKLQSLTDATTAANWVNTNIKAYSPDVKFKYIAVGNEVEPNDGYSNYVLQAMQNIQNAINSANLQIKVSTAIKTDLVASPAYPPDSGVFSDAAINYIRPIIKFLVSNGSPLLANVYPYFAYKDNPSIGLDYSLFTKQDKNDAGYTNLFDAILDALYAALEKEGANNVNVVVSESGWPSAGGNVGATVENAGTYYKNLISHVKGGTVKRPNGPIETYLFAMFDEDLKTGDESEKHFGVFNPDRSPKYQLSFN